One window of Acidobacteriota bacterium genomic DNA carries:
- a CDS encoding serine/threonine-protein kinase, translating to MIEEISHYKIIKRIGAGGMGEVFLAEDSKLGRKVALKVLPAGMAVDRKRLNRFLQEARLAANLNHPHICTIYEIDATADTPFLAMELVQGETLAERIERRSVSTDDLLSTASQIADALDEAHRAGIIHRDIKSSNIIVNHRGQIKILDFGLAKSMAEDVSDEEVTRAKTEDGMLVGTVQYMSPEQALGKNLDGRTDLWSLGVLLYEMVTGELPFKAPTQAGTFDSILNRPPAKIEGDVPPEVVAIIEKLLEKDRDLRYQTASDLLADLRRLRRARGDASESGESLRVSATQVPAVTGSLTRPTIGQSGIRSRRFPILTVFPALILIAASALVVWKYFGSASGPKVFDLGDSTRQTNLGKVVDAVISPAGDHIVYVTDDGAKQALWIKQTSGGSVLQIVPASESVFQGIAVSPDNKWVYYNVWDRVSVGQVYRIPALGGVPQKIVHDCMPGISVAPDGSRLTFVRSDDRARRFVLLTIASDGTDEREVLSLPGAFAYRPIWAPDGKSIAFGLFENAPDRRFPQIAEIPAGGGEIRTIWRDETNKVQPNRFVWLPDKTGLLVTLVNSREFRTQIWQLDYRSGNLRQITRDLNSYGALSVSADGRSMLAVQEDLLLSVWNVSPKKPALARRITDGKTEGIGLSWTADNRLVYSSNVSGNAEIWMMNEDGTGKRQLTSDATPKLSPCVSGDGKYVFYAVIGNERGGSARMELDGRNQQTLENKWGVTCAAGSNHLLYLANVDRQGTQLFRDTTDFNAPVQLPENTIVNVSLSPDGKRVATVYWDEEKRRHGFEIIDIADGKTTNFELPTTAVQKNSETQFVIRWTPDGKSLSFVNDENGFANVWILPLNGEKPRRITSFNDNFIFGFAWSQDGEKLAVSRGTLTSDAVLFRF from the coding sequence GTGATCGAAGAAATCTCGCACTACAAGATCATCAAGCGGATCGGAGCCGGAGGAATGGGTGAAGTCTTTCTCGCGGAGGACTCCAAGCTCGGCCGCAAGGTCGCGCTCAAGGTTCTTCCGGCCGGGATGGCTGTCGACCGGAAGCGGCTCAACCGTTTCCTTCAGGAAGCGCGCCTCGCCGCGAATCTCAATCATCCCCATATCTGCACCATTTACGAGATCGACGCGACCGCGGATACGCCGTTTCTGGCGATGGAACTGGTGCAGGGAGAGACTCTTGCGGAACGCATCGAGAGGCGTTCGGTTTCGACGGACGACCTTCTCAGCACCGCGTCGCAGATAGCAGACGCGCTCGATGAGGCGCATCGCGCCGGCATCATCCACCGCGACATCAAATCGTCGAATATCATCGTCAATCATCGCGGCCAGATCAAGATACTCGACTTCGGGCTCGCCAAGAGTATGGCCGAAGACGTTTCGGACGAAGAAGTCACGCGCGCCAAAACCGAGGATGGAATGCTGGTTGGAACGGTCCAGTATATGTCACCGGAACAGGCGCTCGGCAAAAACCTCGATGGCCGAACGGATCTCTGGAGTCTCGGCGTGCTGCTCTACGAGATGGTGACCGGCGAATTGCCGTTCAAGGCCCCGACTCAGGCCGGTACCTTCGATTCGATTCTGAACCGTCCGCCCGCGAAAATCGAAGGCGATGTTCCGCCGGAAGTGGTCGCGATCATCGAAAAGCTGCTCGAAAAGGACCGCGACCTACGCTATCAAACCGCTTCTGACCTACTCGCGGATCTCCGCCGCCTAAGGCGCGCACGCGGTGACGCTTCGGAATCAGGGGAAAGTCTGCGGGTTTCGGCGACCCAAGTTCCCGCGGTTACCGGGAGTTTGACGCGTCCGACCATCGGGCAGTCCGGAATACGATCGCGGCGGTTTCCCATTTTGACCGTATTTCCAGCGCTGATACTGATCGCGGCGTCCGCCCTTGTGGTTTGGAAGTATTTTGGTTCTGCGTCCGGGCCGAAGGTCTTCGATCTCGGCGATTCCACGCGGCAGACGAATCTCGGGAAGGTCGTCGACGCGGTCATTTCACCGGCCGGCGATCACATCGTTTACGTTACTGACGATGGCGCGAAACAGGCCTTGTGGATCAAACAGACTTCGGGCGGCAGCGTTCTGCAGATCGTTCCCGCGTCCGAGAGCGTGTTTCAGGGGATTGCTGTCTCGCCCGACAACAAATGGGTCTATTACAACGTCTGGGACCGGGTTTCGGTTGGTCAGGTATACCGGATTCCGGCGCTCGGCGGCGTGCCGCAGAAGATCGTCCACGATTGTATGCCCGGCATTTCCGTCGCGCCGGACGGATCGAGGTTGACCTTTGTTCGCTCGGACGACCGCGCCAGGCGTTTTGTGTTGCTTACTATCGCTTCGGACGGCACCGATGAACGCGAGGTACTGTCTCTGCCCGGAGCGTTTGCCTATCGTCCGATCTGGGCGCCCGACGGCAAATCGATCGCTTTCGGGCTCTTTGAAAACGCTCCGGACCGACGCTTTCCGCAAATCGCCGAGATTCCCGCAGGCGGCGGTGAGATCAGGACCATCTGGCGTGACGAGACCAACAAGGTTCAGCCGAATCGATTCGTCTGGCTGCCGGACAAAACCGGACTGCTTGTGACCCTCGTCAATTCGCGAGAGTTTCGGACGCAGATCTGGCAACTCGATTATCGTTCCGGAAATCTGCGCCAGATCACAAGGGATTTGAACAGTTACGGCGCGCTGAGCGTTTCGGCAGACGGCCGCAGTATGCTTGCCGTTCAGGAGGATCTACTGCTGAGCGTATGGAACGTTTCTCCGAAAAAACCGGCACTCGCGCGCCGCATCACCGACGGGAAAACCGAAGGAATCGGCCTGAGTTGGACGGCCGACAACCGGCTCGTCTATTCGTCCAACGTCAGCGGCAATGCCGAGATCTGGATGATGAACGAAGACGGAACGGGCAAAAGGCAGTTGACCTCCGACGCGACTCCAAAGCTGTCACCGTGCGTTTCGGGCGACGGAAAGTACGTTTTCTACGCGGTCATCGGCAACGAGCGCGGCGGCTCGGCTCGAATGGAACTCGACGGCCGGAATCAGCAAACGCTCGAGAACAAATGGGGCGTGACCTGCGCCGCCGGGTCGAATCATCTGCTGTATTTGGCTAACGTCGACCGTCAGGGCACGCAGCTTTTCAGAGACACTACGGATTTCAACGCGCCGGTTCAACTCCCTGAAAATACCATCGTCAACGTCTCGCTCTCACCCGATGGAAAACGTGTCGCGACGGTCTATTGGGATGAAGAGAAACGCCGGCACGGATTTGAGATCATCGACATCGCGGACGGCAAGACGACAAACTTCGAACTCCCGACCACGGCGGTCCAGAAGAATAGCGAAACTCAGTTCGTGATTCGATGGACGCCGGATGGGAAAAGCCTATCGTTCGTAAACGACGAGAACGGCTTCGCAAATGTTTGGATATTGCCGTTGAACGGCGAAAAACCGCGGCGGATCACAAGCTTCAACGACAACTTCATCTTCGGTTTCGCTTGGTCGCAGGACGGCGAAAAGCTCGCGGTTTCGCGCGGCACGCTGACCAGCGACGCGGTGCTCTTTCGATTTTAG
- a CDS encoding VOC family protein, giving the protein MSDVRFSGTVDHLALKCADLEEAVAEYKRLGFSLETIYEDWAMMRDARGFGIALLPPESKHPPHIGLRVESMEELEKAARAEGRPIKPHRDGTSSFYTKGVDGQIIELICYPE; this is encoded by the coding sequence ATGTCGGATGTTAGATTCTCGGGTACCGTCGATCACCTGGCTCTGAAATGCGCCGACCTTGAGGAGGCGGTTGCGGAGTACAAACGGCTTGGGTTTTCGCTCGAGACGATCTATGAAGATTGGGCGATGATGCGCGACGCTCGCGGTTTTGGCATCGCGCTGCTGCCGCCCGAGTCGAAGCATCCGCCGCACATCGGATTGCGCGTCGAATCGATGGAGGAACTTGAAAAAGCCGCCCGCGCCGAGGGCCGGCCGATCAAGCCGCACCGCGACGGAACCTCGTCGTTTTACACCAAAGGCGTCGACGGACAGATCATCGAATTGATCTGCTACCCGGAATGA
- a CDS encoding response regulator, with amino-acid sequence MEKLILIVEDYEDSRDVLRFLLESCGYFVIEAADGIEAVDKVRRFHPDLILMDISLPVVDGLTATRAIREVTFGSRVPIIAVTAFGSDFKREASEAGCDELLDKPLDYRILKPMLRQYLEC; translated from the coding sequence ATGGAAAAACTGATCTTGATCGTCGAGGACTACGAAGACAGCCGCGATGTTTTGCGTTTTCTGCTTGAAAGCTGCGGATATTTCGTCATCGAAGCCGCCGACGGGATCGAGGCGGTCGACAAGGTGCGCCGGTTTCATCCGGATCTGATCCTGATGGACATTTCGCTCCCGGTGGTCGACGGACTGACTGCGACGCGCGCGATCCGCGAGGTCACCTTCGGTAGCCGGGTTCCGATCATCGCGGTGACCGCTTTCGGCAGCGATTTCAAACGCGAAGCAAGCGAGGCCGGCTGCGATGAGTTGCTCGACAAGCCGCTCGACTATCGAATCCTAAAGCCGATGCTGCGGCAGTACCTCGAATGCTGA
- a CDS encoding DNA-3-methyladenine glycosylase: protein MEMLARQFYLRTDTLAIARDLIGKLLIVQDPEHGRVSGMIVETEAYLGEIDRAAHSYGGRRTARNEITYAAGGHTYVFFVYGMYFQLNIVCGPEDSPHVCLIRAVEPVENIELMRERRKTVQDLNLTSGPGKLCVALGINKSFNGADLLGNRIWLEDFRTVGGEEVGSGKRVGIDYAGEFAAKPWRFWLKGNKFVSR from the coding sequence ATCGAAATGCTTGCCCGTCAATTCTATCTTCGTACCGACACGCTCGCGATCGCCAGGGATCTGATCGGTAAACTGCTCATCGTTCAGGATCCCGAACACGGACGCGTGTCCGGGATGATCGTCGAAACCGAGGCGTATCTCGGTGAGATCGACAGGGCGGCGCATTCCTACGGCGGGCGGCGAACGGCGCGAAACGAGATCACCTACGCGGCCGGCGGTCATACTTACGTCTTTTTCGTTTACGGAATGTACTTTCAGCTCAACATCGTCTGCGGTCCCGAAGACTCGCCGCATGTTTGTCTGATCCGCGCCGTCGAACCCGTCGAAAACATCGAACTGATGCGCGAACGGCGAAAGACCGTGCAGGATCTGAATTTGACTTCGGGACCCGGAAAATTATGCGTCGCCCTCGGTATCAACAAAAGCTTTAACGGCGCGGATCTGCTCGGAAATCGAATTTGGCTGGAAGATTTTCGTACAGTCGGCGGGGAAGAGGTCGGAAGCGGGAAACGCGTCGGCATCGATTACGCCGGGGAATTCGCCGCCAAACCCTGGCGCTTCTGGTTGAAAGGGAACAAGTTCGTGTCGCGTTGA
- a CDS encoding MoaD/ThiS family protein, which translates to MKLVALFFGATADAVGEREVEIEVQADASAGDAVDAVVGRFPALRGQSLLFAVNQEYVGRETPVADGDELAIFTAVSGG; encoded by the coding sequence ATGAAACTTGTTGCCTTATTCTTCGGCGCAACGGCTGATGCCGTCGGGGAGCGCGAGGTCGAGATCGAGGTGCAGGCGGATGCTTCCGCGGGCGATGCGGTCGATGCGGTCGTCGGGAGGTTTCCCGCGCTCCGTGGCCAGTCGCTCCTGTTCGCCGTGAATCAGGAATATGTCGGGCGCGAAACGCCCGTCGCGGACGGCGACGAACTCGCGATTTTCACAGCCGTCAGCGGCGGTTGA
- a CDS encoding molybdenum cofactor biosynthesis protein MoaE, with protein MSERQTPDFRDHVALTTEPLDVGAIARRVVSPICGAIVTLDGFVRQFTKGRETQYLVYEAYEPMAFKEMDKLVARVHEEFQIENVTIVHRIGRLEIGETSVVIAVAAPHRRAAFEACEWLIKELKRTVPIWKKEVYADGEVWVEGEK; from the coding sequence ATGTCAGAAAGACAAACTCCTGATTTCCGAGATCACGTCGCGCTGACGACCGAGCCGCTTGACGTCGGTGCGATCGCGCGGCGCGTCGTTTCGCCGATCTGCGGGGCCATCGTCACGCTCGATGGGTTCGTCCGGCAATTCACGAAGGGCCGCGAGACGCAATATCTCGTCTACGAAGCGTATGAACCGATGGCGTTCAAGGAGATGGATAAGCTCGTCGCGCGCGTTCACGAGGAGTTTCAGATCGAAAACGTGACGATCGTCCACCGGATCGGGAGGCTCGAGATCGGCGAGACAAGCGTCGTCATTGCCGTCGCGGCCCCGCACCGCCGCGCCGCCTTCGAAGCCTGTGAATGGCTGATCAAGGAACTGAAACGGACGGTTCCGATCTGGAAAAAAGAAGTCTACGCCGACGGCGAAGTCTGGGTCGAAGGCGAAAAATGA
- a CDS encoding long-chain fatty acid--CoA ligase, producing the protein MLNYNATTLNLSSIIEHHARLTPDKEAVIWNDMRMTYGQLNAFSNRVAQALHEMGVGNGDKVALSCPNLPYFPIVYYGILKAGAVVVPLNVLFQPREVAYHLADSDAKAVFVFEGTPELPMAKTVKAGFDEVPTCEHLIVMTADKMAASPIEGHKTLTQIIYDKSDSFESFPTRPDDTCAILYTSGTTGQPKGAELTHSNIYFNAIVCFNLHVPGLDYTDGKQKTCLITLPLFHTTGQTAQMNAQMFAGHRIVLLPRFDPQATLDAFKKEHVNFWTGVPTMYWGILKHVEENNIDPAPYAESLAILSSGGAPMPVELLKKFEATFNVRILEGYGLSETSPVATFNHPNVPSKAGTVGQPVFGVQVRCVDESGAEVPRGERGEVAIRGHNVMKGYYKRQAESEEAFKFGWFHSGDIGIMDEDGFLSIVDRKKEMILRGGYNIYPRELEEVIMSHDAVSMVAVIGIPCDKMGEEVKAYIVKTQDHPITEQEMIDWFKTQFAGYKYPRHVEFRDNLPIGGTGKILKRALKEEHK; encoded by the coding sequence ATTTTGAACTACAACGCTACCACGCTGAATTTATCATCGATAATCGAGCATCACGCGCGGCTCACACCGGATAAGGAAGCCGTCATCTGGAACGATATGCGGATGACCTACGGGCAGCTCAACGCGTTTTCGAACCGCGTAGCGCAAGCGCTCCACGAAATGGGCGTCGGAAACGGCGACAAGGTCGCGCTTTCGTGCCCCAATCTGCCTTATTTCCCGATCGTCTATTACGGCATTCTGAAGGCCGGCGCGGTGGTCGTGCCGCTCAATGTTCTCTTTCAACCGCGCGAGGTGGCGTATCATCTTGCCGACTCCGACGCGAAGGCCGTCTTTGTTTTCGAGGGCACACCGGAACTCCCGATGGCGAAAACGGTAAAGGCCGGTTTTGACGAAGTTCCGACCTGCGAGCATTTGATCGTGATGACGGCCGACAAGATGGCGGCAAGTCCGATCGAAGGCCACAAGACGCTGACACAGATCATCTACGACAAGTCCGACAGTTTCGAGAGTTTCCCGACGCGGCCGGACGACACGTGCGCGATCCTCTACACATCGGGCACGACCGGCCAACCGAAAGGCGCCGAATTGACGCATTCGAACATTTATTTCAACGCCATCGTCTGCTTCAACCTGCACGTTCCGGGATTGGACTACACCGACGGAAAACAGAAGACCTGTTTGATCACGCTGCCGCTCTTTCATACGACCGGACAAACCGCGCAGATGAACGCCCAGATGTTCGCGGGTCACCGGATCGTTCTCCTGCCGCGTTTCGATCCGCAGGCGACGCTTGACGCGTTCAAAAAGGAGCACGTCAATTTCTGGACCGGCGTTCCGACGATGTACTGGGGAATCCTCAAGCACGTTGAGGAGAACAACATCGATCCGGCGCCGTATGCCGAATCCCTCGCGATCCTCAGTTCGGGCGGCGCGCCGATGCCAGTCGAACTGTTGAAGAAATTCGAGGCGACATTCAACGTTCGGATTCTCGAAGGATACGGACTGTCGGAAACGTCGCCGGTTGCGACCTTCAATCATCCGAATGTACCGTCCAAGGCCGGAACCGTCGGCCAACCGGTCTTTGGCGTCCAGGTTCGATGCGTCGATGAGAGCGGCGCCGAAGTTCCGCGCGGCGAGCGCGGCGAGGTCGCGATTCGCGGCCATAACGTGATGAAGGGCTATTACAAACGTCAGGCCGAATCGGAAGAGGCGTTCAAGTTCGGCTGGTTCCATTCGGGCGATATCGGAATTATGGACGAAGACGGATTCCTGTCGATCGTCGACCGCAAAAAGGAGATGATCCTCCGTGGCGGATACAATATCTATCCCCGCGAACTGGAAGAAGTGATTATGTCGCACGACGCCGTTTCGATGGTCGCGGTGATCGGCATTCCGTGCGACAAGATGGGCGAAGAGGTCAAGGCATACATCGTCAAGACGCAGGATCACCCGATCACCGAACAGGAGATGATCGATTGGTTCAAGACACAGTTCGCGGGCTACAAATATCCGCGTCACGTCGAGTTTCGCGACAATCTGCCGATCGGCGGGACGGGCAAGATCTTGAAGCGGGCGCTGAAGGAGGAGCATAAATAG
- the pip gene encoding prolyl aminopeptidase has translation MKTLYPEIEPFDSGMLKVSEIHTIYYERSGNPNGIPVVFLHGGPGGGLLPMYRQYFDPEAYHVVLFDQRGSGQSIPHTELRENTTWDLIKDIETLREMFGIEKWHVFGGSWGSTLSLAYAVSHPDRCLGLILRGIFLTRRKELEWFYQYGASEIFPDYWERYRDEIPEEERGDFITAYHKRLTSSDESVRLSAARAWAVWEGSTSKLYPDANLMDHWEGAHEALSLACIECHYFTNGSFFPTENYLLENVDKIRHIPTVIVQGRYDVVCPITSAWELHKAFPEAEFNVIPDAGHSVSEKGIISALVDAMDRFRDSAAL, from the coding sequence ATGAAAACACTTTACCCGGAAATCGAACCATTTGATTCGGGAATGCTCAAAGTTTCCGAAATTCACACGATCTATTACGAACGCAGCGGAAATCCGAACGGAATTCCCGTAGTCTTCCTGCACGGCGGTCCGGGCGGCGGTCTGCTTCCGATGTATCGGCAGTATTTCGATCCCGAAGCGTATCACGTGGTTCTCTTCGACCAACGCGGTTCGGGGCAATCGATCCCGCATACGGAATTGCGTGAAAACACGACGTGGGATCTGATCAAGGACATCGAGACGCTGCGGGAGATGTTCGGGATCGAGAAATGGCACGTTTTCGGCGGATCGTGGGGCAGCACGCTGAGCCTCGCTTACGCGGTTTCGCATCCGGACCGCTGTCTCGGACTGATCCTTCGCGGGATCTTCCTGACGCGGCGCAAGGAGTTGGAGTGGTTTTACCAGTACGGCGCGTCCGAGATCTTCCCGGATTATTGGGAGCGCTATCGAGACGAAATTCCCGAGGAAGAGCGCGGCGATTTTATTACGGCATACCACAAACGGCTAACTAGCAGCGACGAGAGCGTTCGACTCTCGGCGGCGCGCGCCTGGGCCGTATGGGAAGGCTCGACCTCGAAATTGTATCCGGACGCGAACCTGATGGACCATTGGGAAGGCGCGCACGAGGCGCTTTCGCTGGCGTGCATCGAATGCCATTATTTTACGAACGGCTCGTTCTTTCCGACCGAGAACTATCTGCTTGAGAACGTCGACAAGATCCGGCACATACCGACGGTCATCGTCCAGGGCCGGTACGACGTGGTTTGCCCGATCACGAGCGCTTGGGAACTCCACAAAGCGTTTCCCGAAGCCGAGTTCAACGTCATTCCCGACGCCGGCCATTCCGTCAGCGAAAAGGGGATCATTTCGGCGCTGGTCGATGCGATGGACAGATTTCGCGATTCCGCAGCGCTTTGA
- a CDS encoding twin-arginine translocase TatA/TatE family subunit: MLGLGTPEILLIVLGLFLLFGASRLPQLAKSLGQSRKAFKEGMREAEEEFSAESEKKLEAPAAPQITAMSDEELQAEMQRRAAAKQ; this comes from the coding sequence ATGTTGGGACTTGGAACACCGGAAATTTTATTGATCGTATTGGGACTGTTCCTGCTTTTTGGAGCGAGCCGGTTGCCGCAGCTGGCAAAGTCGCTGGGACAGTCACGGAAAGCCTTTAAGGAAGGAATGCGCGAGGCTGAAGAGGAATTCAGCGCCGAGAGCGAGAAGAAACTGGAAGCGCCGGCCGCTCCGCAGATCACCGCGATGAGCGATGAAGAACTGCAGGCCGAGATGCAGCGGCGAGCTGCCGCGAAGCAGTAG
- a CDS encoding sigma 54-interacting transcriptional regulator, which produces MEPRIKISYGPGAGQVFVLKEDVTTIGREVGNSIILKNSSVSRRHCVIERRDNAFAVSDLGSLNGTLINGVNAAGAILKNGDEMKVGDFTFRFSDRESDAPSSSLAIDATEFRLPKDSVRIAIDEVFGAMARDLTAILKISTTINTIRDAGELETAMLELIFEVVPADSGAIVTVDDDLAIVRSAVSNRLAPNNPVIVSQTVIDRVLRERAVLLVPEVEPNSSESLFVSKTRSLVAVPMIVFERPLGVIYLASSTATFDESHIRFLTAVASIGGVALDNAGAWANLADENERLRNESFGRNMLGESDSMQRVFAIIRKVAPTGSTVLIDGESGTGKELAAQSIHQNSARRSMPFVAINCAALTETLLESELFGHEKGAFTGAVAQKRGKIEMAAGGTLFLDEIGEMNIVLQAKLLRVLQEREFERVGGTRPIRADIRLIAATNRDLNVEVANGRFRQDLFYRLNVVRFTMPALRDRPDDIPMLAKYFADKFGRQTNRRLRGISSAASKLLAKYEFPGNVRELENSIERAVVLGSGEWILPEDLPDDILETRVGESNLTSSYHDSIRETKRSVIAEAFRKSNGSYVETAKLLGVHPNYLHRLIRNLEMKEELERLEFRL; this is translated from the coding sequence ATGGAACCGAGAATAAAAATCAGCTACGGACCGGGCGCGGGTCAGGTGTTCGTGCTAAAAGAGGACGTGACAACCATCGGCCGCGAGGTCGGCAACTCGATCATCCTCAAAAACTCGTCCGTCTCCCGTCGTCATTGCGTCATCGAACGCCGCGACAACGCGTTCGCCGTCAGTGATCTCGGCAGTCTGAATGGAACGCTGATCAATGGCGTCAACGCCGCCGGCGCGATCTTGAAGAACGGAGACGAGATGAAGGTCGGCGATTTCACTTTTCGATTCTCGGACCGCGAATCGGACGCGCCGTCGAGTTCGCTTGCCATCGACGCGACCGAGTTTCGTCTTCCGAAGGATTCGGTCCGTATCGCGATCGATGAGGTATTCGGTGCGATGGCGCGCGATCTGACGGCGATCCTCAAGATCTCAACGACGATCAACACGATTCGCGACGCCGGCGAACTTGAAACGGCGATGCTCGAACTGATCTTTGAGGTGGTGCCGGCCGATTCGGGCGCGATTGTCACTGTTGACGACGATTTGGCGATCGTTCGGAGCGCCGTCTCCAATCGTCTCGCGCCGAACAATCCTGTGATCGTCAGCCAAACCGTGATCGACCGGGTACTTCGCGAACGTGCGGTGTTGCTCGTCCCCGAGGTCGAGCCGAATTCGTCAGAGAGTCTGTTCGTTTCAAAGACGCGTTCGCTGGTCGCGGTTCCGATGATCGTTTTCGAGCGGCCTCTCGGCGTGATCTATCTCGCGAGTTCGACGGCGACGTTCGATGAAAGTCATATTCGGTTTTTGACGGCGGTCGCCTCGATCGGCGGCGTCGCACTTGATAACGCGGGCGCGTGGGCGAATCTCGCGGACGAGAACGAGCGCCTTCGAAACGAATCCTTTGGGCGGAATATGCTCGGCGAGTCGGATTCGATGCAGCGGGTTTTCGCGATCATCCGCAAGGTCGCGCCGACCGGTTCAACGGTTTTGATCGATGGTGAAAGCGGTACGGGAAAAGAACTCGCGGCGCAATCGATCCACCAGAACAGCGCCCGGCGATCGATGCCGTTCGTCGCCATCAACTGCGCGGCGCTGACCGAAACACTGCTTGAATCGGAGTTGTTCGGCCACGAAAAAGGCGCGTTCACGGGGGCCGTCGCGCAAAAAAGAGGCAAGATCGAGATGGCGGCCGGCGGGACGCTCTTTCTCGACGAGATCGGCGAGATGAACATCGTTCTTCAAGCCAAACTGCTTCGCGTCTTGCAGGAACGCGAGTTCGAACGGGTTGGCGGGACGCGACCGATCCGCGCCGATATACGGCTGATCGCCGCAACCAACCGGGACTTGAATGTCGAGGTCGCAAATGGCCGTTTTCGTCAGGATCTGTTCTATCGCCTGAATGTCGTCCGTTTCACGATGCCGGCGCTTCGCGATCGCCCCGACGACATCCCGATGCTTGCGAAGTATTTCGCAGATAAGTTCGGCCGCCAGACGAACCGCCGGCTTCGCGGGATATCGTCGGCGGCCTCAAAGCTGCTCGCGAAATACGAATTTCCGGGCAACGTCCGGGAACTTGAAAACTCGATCGAACGCGCCGTGGTCTTGGGATCCGGTGAATGGATCCTGCCCGAGGATCTGCCGGATGACATTCTCGAAACCCGTGTCGGTGAAAGCAATCTGACGTCCAGTTATCACGATTCGATCCGTGAGACCAAACGTTCGGTGATTGCTGAGGCGTTTCGCAAATCCAACGGCAGCTATGTCGAAACCGCCAAACTCCTCGGCGTTCATCCGAATTATCTTCATCGTTTAATACGAAATTTAGAAATGAAGGAAGAGTTGGAGCGGCTCGAATTCCGCCTTTAA
- a CDS encoding glucose 1-dehydrogenase, which yields MTTHIKELFDLTGRTAIVTGGSRGIGKEMAEALAEAGAKVMLCARREEWLKETVGEFRAKGFEAEGMVADVSDEEAVGRLVAATVERFGSVDILINNAGISWGAMPEDMPRDQWQKVLDVNLTGCFLMAQAAGRQMLKQGKGSIVNIASIAGMTSSANGPFYAGYVASKAGLIGLTRELAASWGRKGIRVNAIAPGFFHSRLADRVIDIYERSIQENNVIPRVGEEGELKGITVFLASDASSYVTGQTIAVDGGMTV from the coding sequence ATGACGACACACATCAAAGAGCTTTTCGATCTCACGGGCCGGACCGCGATCGTCACCGGCGGAAGCCGCGGCATCGGCAAGGAAATGGCCGAAGCTTTGGCCGAAGCCGGAGCGAAAGTAATGCTTTGCGCGCGGCGCGAGGAATGGCTCAAAGAAACCGTCGGCGAGTTTCGCGCAAAAGGGTTCGAGGCAGAAGGAATGGTTGCCGACGTGTCAGACGAGGAAGCCGTTGGCAGACTGGTCGCGGCGACGGTCGAAAGATTCGGCTCGGTCGACATCCTGATCAACAATGCCGGCATTTCGTGGGGCGCTATGCCGGAAGATATGCCGCGCGATCAGTGGCAGAAAGTTCTCGACGTGAATCTTACCGGCTGTTTTCTGATGGCGCAGGCCGCCGGCCGGCAGATGCTGAAACAGGGAAAGGGGTCGATCGTCAACATTGCTTCGATCGCCGGGATGACCTCGTCGGCGAACGGCCCGTTCTACGCGGGTTACGTCGCCAGCAAGGCCGGACTGATCGGGCTCACGCGCGAACTCGCAGCGAGTTGGGGCCGCAAGGGGATTCGCGTCAATGCCATCGCGCCGGGTTTCTTTCATTCGCGTCTGGCCGACCGGGTGATCGACATTTACGAGCGTTCGATCCAGGAGAACAACGTCATCCCGCGCGTTGGAGAGGAAGGCGAGTTGAAGGGTATCACCGTTTTTCTCGCATCTGACGCGTCGAGTTACGTCACCGGTCAAACGATCGCGGTCGATGGCGGGATGACAGTCTGA